A genome region from Triticum aestivum cultivar Chinese Spring chromosome 2B, IWGSC CS RefSeq v2.1, whole genome shotgun sequence includes the following:
- the LOC123046520 gene encoding uncharacterized membrane protein At1g16860, with the protein MGSRFPSHQLSNGLYVSGRPEQPKEKAPTIGSNLMPYTHGDLKKSGEFGKMFDLHADKFRKSGPLGNAPSSNTLFGGAASNSGPVSNAGGRSNYSGSLSSSLPGAGGSARAKSNSGPFNKHREQAKWSSGPQSGGVTPMARQNSGPLPPVLPTTGLITSGPHSSGPLNSSGAPRRKVSGSLDSAASMKVQATLLAHNQAVTTLTTESSFSVKGSISKLVLCGRRGVLGFVNSYPDTDLRTAKGGEYVKVTGVVTCGNFPLQSSFQRIPRCVYTSTRLYEYRGWDSKTANPKHRRFTWGLQTAERFAVDFYISDFQSGLRALVRTGSGARVTPYVDEPVVIDINPENKNMSPEFLRWLRERNLSSDGRKMRLKEGYIKEGSTVSVMGVVQKSGSMLMIVPPPEPVSSGCLWGKCLFPSNLDGLVLRCEDTSDMDVIPV; encoded by the exons ATGGGTTCTAGATTTCCATCACATCAGCTGAGCAATGGCCTGTATGTATCTGGCCGACCTGAGCAACCTAAGGAGAAAGCCCCAACCATTGGCTCCAATTTGATGCCGTACACTCATGGTGACTTGAAGAAATCTGGAGAGTTTGGGAAGATGTTTGACCTCCATGCTGACAAGTTCAGAAAATCTGGCCCTCTGGGCAATGCACCTTCGAGTAATACTTTGTTTGGGGGTGCTGCTTCCAACTCTGGACCTGTCTCTAATGCTGGTGGCCGGTCAAACTACTCTGGTTCTCTTTCATCTTCACTTCCTGGTGCTGGaggatcagcaagagcaaaatctaaCTCCGGACCATTCAATAAGCATCGAGAACAAGCAAAGTGGTCGTCCGGTCCCCAGTCTGGAGGTGTGACCCCAATGGCTCGCCAGAATTCTGGCCCTCTACCTCCAGTGCTTCCTACAACTGGGCTTATCACATCTGGCCCTCATTCTTCCGGGCCACTGAATTCGTCTGGTGCTCCAAGAAGAAAAGTATCTGGATCTCTTGATTCTGCTGCGTCAATGAAGGTGCAGGCTACATTACTTGCTCACAACCAGGCTGTTACTACTCTCACCACCGAAAGTAGTTTCTCAGTTAAGGGAAGCATTTCGAAGTTGGTACTCTG TGGCAGGAGAGGCGTGCTTGGGTTTGTCAATAGCTATCCTGATACTGATCTCAGAACTGCAAAAGGTGGAGAGTATGTGAAGGTTACAGGG GTTGTTACGTGTGGAAATTTCCCACTGCAGTCTTCATTTCAAAGGATTCCGAGATGTGTGTACACTTCAACTAGGCTGTATGAGTATAGGGGCTGGGATTCAAAAACTGCAAACCCCAAGCATCGCCGGTTTACCTGGGGATTACAGACAGCAGAG CGCTTTGCGGTAGATTTCTACATTTCAGATTTTCAATCTGGGCTTCGAGCATTGGTAAGAACAGGAAGTGGTGCACGGGTGACACCATATGTCGATGAACCGGTAGTAATTGACATCAATCCCGAGAACAAGAACATGTCTCCTGAATTTCTAAGATGGCTACGAGAAAGGAACCTCTCAAGTGATGGTCGGAAAATGCGCCTAAAAGAAGG ATACATCAAGGAAGGAAGCACTGTGAGTGTGATGGGGGTTGTTCAAAAGAGCGGGAGCATGTTGATGATAGTACCTCCACCGGAGCCtgtttcatctggttgcctgtGGGGGAAGTGCCTATTTCCATCGAACCTTGACGGACTAGTCTTGAGATGTGAAGATACTTCAGACATGGATGTCATACCAGTATAG